One genomic region from Pirellulales bacterium encodes:
- a CDS encoding 2-oxoglutarate dehydrogenase E1 component: protein MSNQLPLPGSMNLPFVEELYDRYLANPHSVSADWRQYFQQLSSGDGHRPRRSLPSPPALPSAKAESNGAVGLGGMDVALLQDRVDQLIRAYRVRGHMIAQIDPLGLPRPTPVELDMEYYGLTDRDLDRPFSTDTIHGEDVRPLRKILEQLRNTYCRRIGAQFMHMDDLAVRNWLQDRMESTQNRLKLAHAEQIRIFTRLTDAVIFEEFLRKRYLGAKTFSLEGAESLIPLLDLAIDHAAELGVGEIVLGMAHRGRLNVLANIMGKNARKIFREFDDADPELHIGRGDVKYHLGYSSDWKSASGKNVHLSLCFNPSHLEFVNPVALGRMRAKQDRLLDNTRRQGMVVLIHGDAAFAGEGVVQETLNLSELDGYTTGGTIHVVVNNQIGFTTSPSEARSSTYATDVAKMLQIPIFHVNGEDPEAVAQAVRLSLDFRQKFQRDVVIDMYCYRRRGHNEGDEPSFTQPVMYHAIENRDSVRDYYLEHLLLLGEVTVDEADRIAEERRAHLETELSVARSEDYVHAEEQTTGIWHGYHGGPENEAGEIDTGVPAEQLSQLLLRQTEMPADFHVHPKIQRLLAHRVEMAHGQAKLDWSAGEALALATLATAGHPIRLSGQDVERGTFSHRHAVLHDYDTGKPYMPLAHLADPQAPVDIFNSPLSEIGVLGYEYGYSLDCPDGLVLWEAQFGDFVNVAQVIIDQFIASAEDKWRRLSGLVLLLPHSFEGQGPEHSSARLERFLQLCAEDNMQVANPSTPAQYFHVLRRQVLRTWRKPLVLMTPKSLLRHPKAVSSLEEFARGHFQRVIPDATVGGGSPSRVLLCSGKVYYELEQARSEHDRDDVAIVRLEQIYPTPWDELARVLSRYEEGTPVLWVQEEPENMGAWRYLKVVVGDTLLGRFPFSGVYRPTSASPATGSANSHKLEQRTLLTTAFAELATGHLV, encoded by the coding sequence ATGAGCAACCAACTACCGCTGCCGGGCAGCATGAATCTGCCGTTTGTCGAGGAATTGTACGACCGTTACCTGGCGAATCCGCACTCTGTCTCGGCGGATTGGCGGCAATACTTTCAGCAGCTATCGAGCGGCGACGGCCACCGGCCACGACGTTCGCTGCCGTCCCCGCCCGCCCTGCCGAGCGCCAAAGCGGAGTCGAACGGCGCGGTGGGACTGGGTGGCATGGACGTGGCGCTGCTCCAGGACAGGGTGGATCAACTGATCCGCGCCTATCGGGTGCGCGGCCACATGATCGCTCAGATTGATCCGTTGGGTTTGCCGCGTCCCACGCCGGTCGAACTCGACATGGAGTATTACGGTCTGACCGACCGCGACTTGGATCGGCCATTTTCGACCGACACGATTCATGGCGAAGACGTACGTCCGCTGCGCAAGATTCTCGAACAGTTGCGCAACACCTATTGCCGACGGATCGGCGCCCAGTTCATGCACATGGACGATCTGGCGGTGCGCAACTGGCTGCAAGACCGCATGGAGTCGACACAGAACCGGCTGAAGCTGGCGCACGCGGAGCAGATTCGGATCTTCACGCGGTTGACCGACGCGGTGATTTTTGAAGAGTTCTTGCGCAAGCGATACCTGGGGGCAAAGACGTTCTCGCTGGAAGGCGCCGAGAGCCTGATTCCGCTCTTGGACCTGGCCATCGACCACGCGGCCGAATTGGGCGTGGGCGAGATCGTGCTCGGCATGGCGCACCGCGGGCGCCTCAACGTGCTGGCCAACATCATGGGCAAGAACGCGCGCAAGATCTTCCGCGAGTTTGACGACGCCGATCCGGAGTTGCACATCGGCCGGGGAGACGTGAAATATCACCTGGGGTATTCCAGCGACTGGAAGAGCGCCAGCGGCAAGAACGTGCATTTGTCGTTGTGCTTCAACCCCAGCCATTTGGAGTTCGTCAATCCGGTGGCGCTGGGGCGGATGCGGGCCAAGCAAGATCGCCTGCTGGACAACACGCGCCGCCAGGGGATGGTGGTGCTGATCCACGGCGACGCGGCGTTCGCGGGCGAAGGAGTGGTGCAAGAGACGCTCAATCTCAGCGAGCTCGATGGCTACACCACAGGCGGCACAATTCATGTGGTGGTGAACAACCAGATTGGTTTCACCACGTCGCCGAGCGAAGCGCGCTCGAGCACTTATGCCACCGACGTGGCCAAGATGCTGCAAATTCCGATCTTCCACGTCAACGGCGAAGATCCGGAGGCGGTGGCGCAGGCGGTGCGTCTGTCGCTCGACTTCCGCCAAAAGTTTCAGCGCGACGTGGTAATCGACATGTACTGCTATCGCCGGCGCGGGCACAACGAGGGGGACGAACCCTCGTTCACGCAGCCGGTGATGTATCACGCCATCGAGAATCGCGACTCGGTGCGCGACTACTACCTGGAGCACCTGCTGCTGTTGGGCGAGGTGACGGTGGACGAGGCCGACCGCATCGCCGAAGAGCGCCGCGCCCATTTGGAGACCGAGTTGTCGGTGGCGCGGAGTGAAGATTACGTTCACGCCGAGGAACAGACCACAGGCATCTGGCACGGGTATCACGGCGGCCCGGAGAACGAGGCGGGCGAAATCGACACCGGCGTTCCCGCCGAGCAGCTATCGCAACTGTTGCTGCGGCAGACCGAGATGCCGGCCGATTTTCACGTGCATCCCAAGATTCAACGTCTCTTGGCGCATCGCGTGGAGATGGCGCATGGCCAAGCCAAGCTCGATTGGTCCGCCGGCGAGGCGCTGGCGCTGGCCACGCTGGCCACCGCCGGGCATCCCATCCGGCTCAGCGGGCAGGACGTGGAGCGCGGCACCTTCAGCCACCGACACGCCGTGCTGCACGATTACGACACCGGCAAGCCGTATATGCCGCTGGCGCATCTGGCCGATCCGCAGGCGCCGGTCGACATCTTTAACAGTCCTTTGTCGGAAATTGGCGTGCTTGGCTATGAGTATGGCTACAGCCTCGATTGCCCCGATGGGCTGGTGTTGTGGGAGGCGCAGTTTGGCGACTTTGTCAACGTGGCGCAAGTGATCATCGATCAGTTCATCGCCAGCGCCGAGGACAAGTGGCGCCGCTTGAGCGGGCTGGTGTTGCTGTTGCCACACAGCTTTGAAGGACAAGGGCCAGAACACTCCAGCGCGCGGCTGGAGCGCTTTTTGCAACTTTGCGCCGAAGACAACATGCAGGTGGCCAACCCCAGCACGCCGGCGCAATACTTTCACGTATTGCGACGCCAAGTGCTGCGCACTTGGCGCAAGCCACTGGTGCTGATGACGCCCAAGAGCCTGTTGCGACACCCCAAGGCGGTTTCGAGCCTGGAAGAGTTCGCTCGCGGTCATTTCCAACGCGTGATCCCCGACGCCACGGTTGGCGGCGGCAGTCCGTCGCGCGTGCTGTTGTGCAGCGGCAAGGTGTATTACGAATTGGAGCAGGCCCGGTCCGAGCATGATCGCGACGATGTGGCCATTGTGCGCTTGGAGCAAATTTACCCCACGCCGTGGGACGAATTGGCCCGCGTGCTCTCGCGCTACGAAGAAGGCACACCGGTCCTGTGGGTGCAAGAAGAGCCCGAAAACATGGGGGCTTGGCGCTATCTCAAGGTGGTGGTGGGCGACACGCTGCTTGGCCGCTTTCCGTTTTCTGGCGTGTACCGGCCAACGTCGGCCAGCCCGGCGACTGGCTCGGCCAACAGCCACAAGTTGGAGCAGCGGACGCTGCTCACCACCGCCTTTGCCGAGTTGGCCACTGGGCATCTGGTGTAG
- a CDS encoding dihydrolipoamide succinyltransferase, whose translation MPIELKVPSVGESITEVQIGEWRKNEGDFAKENESLVEIETDKATVELPAPVNGLLSKILKKQGERATVGEVIAYFEERAAAPAGASGGGAKPAAEATAAPASAPQR comes from the coding sequence ATGCCGATCGAATTGAAAGTACCGAGCGTTGGAGAGTCGATCACCGAGGTGCAGATCGGCGAGTGGCGCAAGAACGAAGGCGACTTCGCCAAGGAAAACGAGTCGCTGGTCGAAATCGAAACTGACAAGGCGACCGTGGAACTGCCCGCGCCAGTGAATGGGCTGCTGTCGAAGATCTTGAAGAAGCAAGGCGAACGGGCGACGGTGGGTGAGGTGATCGCCTACTTTGAAGAGCGCGCCGCGGCTCCGGCCGGCGCCAGCGGCGGCGGCGCGAAGCCGGCCGCCGAGGCCACCGCGGCGCCGGCCAGCGCGCCGCAGCGCG